One genomic region from Melioribacteraceae bacterium 4301-Me encodes:
- a CDS encoding fumarate reductase/succinate dehydrogenase flavoprotein subunit has translation MVKLDSKIPGGPIQDKWTSHKFNMKLVSPANKRKYDIIVVGTGLAGASAAATLGELGYNVTAITFHDSPRRAHSIAAQGGINAAKNYQNDGDSVYRLFYDTIKGGDFRSREANVYRLAEVSNNIIDQCVAQGVPFAREYGGYLDNRSFGGAQVSRTFYARGQTGQQLLLGAYSALMRQVNKGTVKLFTRREMLDLVVIDGAARGVVCRNLVTGEIERYSGHAVLLATGGYSNVFFLSTNAMNSNATAIWRAHKKGALFANPCFTQIHPTCLPVHGEGQSKLTLMSESLRNDGRIWVSKIPGDKRKPNDIPEEERDYYLERKYPSYGNLSPRDISSRSAKEVVDEGRGAQGQEAVYLDFRDAIKRLGRKVIEEKYGNLFEIYQTITGENPYEVPMKIYPAPHYTMGGLWVDYNLMSTIPGLFVLGEANFSDHGANRLGASALMQGLADGYFVIPYTLGDYLATYKPAKISIDHQEFVKAENQINDFVKKLLSIKGKHTVDEIHKRLGRLMWNKVGMSRNEKGLKEAISEIRDLREEFWTSVNVVGSDKDINQCLERAGRVADYLELGELMALDALNRNESCGAHFREEYQTDEGEALRNDDEYAYVAAWEFEQIGKWNLHKEELKFETVKLATRSYK, from the coding sequence ATGGTAAAGCTAGATTCGAAAATTCCTGGTGGACCAATTCAAGATAAGTGGACAAGTCATAAGTTTAATATGAAACTTGTTAGCCCAGCTAACAAAAGAAAATATGACATAATAGTAGTGGGTACAGGCTTAGCTGGTGCATCAGCAGCAGCAACTTTAGGGGAATTGGGTTATAATGTTACAGCAATAACTTTTCATGATAGCCCTAGAAGAGCCCATAGTATTGCAGCTCAAGGTGGTATTAATGCAGCAAAGAATTATCAAAACGATGGCGATTCTGTATATCGTTTATTTTATGATACAATAAAAGGCGGCGATTTTCGTTCTCGTGAAGCAAATGTTTACAGACTTGCAGAGGTAAGCAATAATATAATTGACCAATGTGTTGCACAGGGCGTTCCTTTTGCAAGAGAATACGGTGGGTATTTAGATAATCGTTCTTTTGGCGGCGCTCAAGTTTCAAGAACTTTTTACGCAAGGGGACAAACTGGTCAACAGCTTTTATTAGGCGCTTACAGTGCTTTAATGAGACAGGTGAATAAAGGGACTGTGAAATTATTTACTCGTAGAGAAATGCTGGATTTAGTTGTAATAGACGGAGCTGCTCGCGGCGTTGTTTGTAGAAATTTAGTAACTGGAGAAATTGAAAGATATTCTGGACACGCAGTTTTATTAGCAACTGGGGGTTATTCTAATGTATTTTTCTTATCAACTAATGCAATGAACTCTAATGCTACTGCAATATGGCGCGCTCATAAAAAGGGTGCTTTATTTGCAAATCCATGCTTTACTCAAATTCACCCTACTTGTTTGCCCGTTCATGGTGAGGGGCAATCTAAATTGACTTTAATGAGCGAAAGCTTACGAAATGATGGAAGAATATGGGTTTCAAAAATTCCAGGAGATAAAAGGAAACCAAATGATATACCTGAAGAAGAAAGGGATTACTATCTTGAAAGAAAATATCCTTCATACGGAAATTTGTCTCCACGAGATATTTCATCAAGAAGTGCTAAGGAAGTAGTTGATGAAGGAAGAGGTGCACAAGGTCAAGAAGCTGTTTATCTTGATTTTAGAGATGCTATTAAAAGACTTGGGAGGAAAGTTATCGAAGAAAAATATGGCAATCTTTTTGAAATTTATCAGACGATTACTGGTGAAAATCCTTATGAGGTCCCTATGAAAATCTACCCGGCACCTCATTATACTATGGGCGGATTGTGGGTAGATTATAATTTAATGAGTACAATTCCCGGCTTATTTGTTTTAGGTGAAGCTAATTTTTCAGACCATGGGGCTAATAGACTTGGAGCTAGCGCATTAATGCAGGGTCTTGCTGATGGATATTTTGTTATACCATATACATTGGGTGATTATCTGGCGACTTATAAACCAGCTAAAATTTCTATTGACCACCAAGAATTTGTTAAAGCTGAAAATCAAATAAATGATTTTGTGAAAAAACTCCTTTCAATTAAAGGTAAGCACACAGTAGATGAAATTCATAAACGATTAGGCAGATTAATGTGGAACAAAGTTGGTATGTCTAGAAATGAAAAAGGATTGAAAGAAGCCATTAGCGAAATTAGAGATTTAAGAGAAGAATTTTGGACAAGTGTAAATGTCGTTGGTTCTGATAAAGACATAAACCAATGCTTGGAAAGAGCAGGCAGAGTGGCCGATTATCTTGAATTGGGCGAATTAATGGCATTAGATGCTCTTAACAGAAATGAATCTTGTGGTGCACATTTTAGAGAAGAGTATCAAACAGATGAGGGTGAAGCCCTCAGAAATGACGATGAGTACGCTTATGTTGCTGCTTGGGAGTTTGAACAAATTGGTAAATGGAACCTTCATAAAGAGGAACTAAAATTTGAAACTGTTAAATTAGCCACAAGAAGTTATAAGTAG
- a CDS encoding succinate dehydrogenase/fumarate reductase iron-sulfur subunit has translation MNEQKLNLTLKIWRQAGPTAVGQFKEYKISVSPDSSFLEMLDELNNQLEKNNQDPIAFESDCREGICGTCGLVINGQPHGPLPKIATCQLHMRHFKDGDTIWVEPFRAKAFPVLKDLIVDRSAFDKIIAAGGYISVNTGSVPDANAIPIPKDLASEAFDSAACIGCGACVAACKNASAMLFVSAKVSHLALLPQGHPERQKRVEAMVKVMDEAGFGSCSNTYACEAECPKGISVRNIARLNREFVKAAIASDLVEG, from the coding sequence ATGAACGAACAAAAATTGAACTTAACTCTTAAAATTTGGCGACAGGCAGGTCCAACCGCTGTAGGTCAATTCAAAGAATATAAAATTTCTGTTTCACCTGATTCTTCTTTTTTAGAAATGCTGGATGAATTAAACAATCAACTTGAAAAAAATAATCAAGATCCTATCGCGTTTGAGAGTGATTGCAGAGAAGGAATTTGCGGTACATGCGGCCTTGTTATTAATGGTCAGCCTCATGGACCATTGCCTAAAATTGCTACCTGTCAACTTCACATGAGGCATTTTAAAGATGGGGATACAATCTGGGTAGAACCGTTTAGAGCAAAAGCTTTTCCTGTATTAAAAGATTTAATAGTAGACCGTTCTGCTTTCGATAAAATTATTGCTGCAGGCGGTTATATTTCTGTTAATACCGGTAGTGTGCCAGATGCAAATGCAATACCAATACCCAAAGACTTAGCTTCAGAAGCTTTTGATTCTGCGGCTTGCATTGGCTGCGGAGCTTGCGTTGCTGCTTGTAAAAACGCATCTGCAATGTTGTTCGTTAGTGCTAAGGTTTCTCATCTTGCACTGCTTCCTCAGGGCCACCCAGAGAGACAAAAAAGAGTTGAAGCAATGGTTAAAGTTATGGATGAAGCCGGCTTTGGAAGCTGTTCAAATACTTACGCATGCGAAGCTGAATGCCCTAAAGGTATTTCAGTTAGAAATATTGCAAGACTTAACAGGGAATTTGTTAAAGCTGCTATTGCTTCTGATCTTGTTGAGGGATAA
- the obgE gene encoding GTPase ObgE, with protein MFLDYAKIYVKAGNGGKGAVAFRREKYVPKGGPAGGNGGKGGDVIFVADRNLNTLLDFKYKRKYVAENGENGGSSLKDGRNGSDIIVKVPVGTIIKDALSNKIIADLQVDGMKFIVAKGGKGGKGNANFATPTNQTPRFAEPGKPGEEKEIILELKLIADVGLVGFPNAGKSTFISKISAAKPKIADYPFTTLEPNLGIVPYKDFQSFTVADIPGIIEGAHEGKGLGLKFLRHIERTKILLLMIDVSSKNYSKDYKILLNELEQYSKVLAKKTKVLAITKIDLLNEDELKQKFRAKVDGYNGKLFFISSVTGFGIEKLLNHLWLILNEQYN; from the coding sequence ATGTTTTTAGATTATGCAAAAATTTATGTAAAGGCTGGCAACGGAGGTAAGGGTGCAGTAGCTTTTAGAAGAGAAAAATATGTACCGAAAGGCGGACCAGCAGGCGGTAACGGCGGTAAAGGCGGTGATGTGATTTTTGTAGCAGACAGGAATTTAAATACCTTGCTGGATTTTAAATATAAACGGAAGTACGTTGCAGAAAATGGCGAGAACGGAGGTTCATCGTTAAAAGATGGAAGAAACGGTAGTGATATTATTGTTAAAGTTCCTGTTGGTACAATTATTAAAGATGCTTTGAGCAATAAAATAATTGCTGATTTACAAGTTGACGGAATGAAATTTATTGTTGCCAAAGGCGGTAAAGGTGGAAAGGGAAATGCAAATTTTGCAACACCAACTAATCAAACCCCAAGATTTGCAGAGCCAGGCAAACCCGGCGAAGAAAAAGAGATTATACTTGAACTTAAGCTAATTGCCGATGTGGGTTTAGTTGGATTTCCTAATGCAGGTAAATCAACTTTCATTTCGAAAATTTCTGCAGCTAAACCTAAAATTGCAGATTATCCTTTTACTACACTAGAGCCTAATCTCGGCATAGTCCCTTACAAAGATTTTCAAAGTTTTACTGTGGCTGATATTCCTGGTATCATTGAAGGTGCACATGAGGGTAAAGGTTTAGGGCTGAAATTTCTTAGACATATTGAAAGAACAAAAATTCTTCTGTTGATGATTGATGTCTCATCCAAGAATTATTCTAAAGATTATAAAATTTTATTGAACGAATTAGAACAATATTCTAAAGTATTAGCTAAAAAAACCAAAGTATTAGCAATTACAAAAATAGATTTATTAAATGAAGATGAATTAAAGCAAAAATTTAGAGCTAAAGTAGATGGTTATAATGGAAAATTATTTTTCATTTCTTCTGTGACTGGCTTCGGTATTGAAAAGTTACTAAATCATTTATGGCTTATATTGAACGAACAATACAATTAA
- the secG gene encoding preprotein translocase subunit SecG, with translation MYSFLIFVSIIVSLLLIVAVLMQASKGEGLAGTFGGAGNFGTMFGTRRTADFLSKATWWLGGALLVLALLINLLFLPRIEGNSNRESVIQSSSQQAVPTSPVLPQQSLPSQQNNNSK, from the coding sequence ATGTATTCATTTTTGATATTTGTATCAATTATAGTTTCATTGCTTTTAATTGTTGCTGTTTTAATGCAGGCAAGTAAAGGAGAGGGACTTGCAGGCACGTTTGGCGGTGCAGGTAATTTTGGTACAATGTTCGGCACTAGAAGAACAGCAGATTTTTTAAGTAAAGCTACCTGGTGGTTAGGCGGTGCATTGTTGGTGCTGGCTTTACTTATTAATCTTTTGTTTTTACCAAGAATTGAAGGCAATTCTAATCGTGAAAGTGTAATTCAAAGCTCAAGTCAACAGGCAGTTCCAACTTCTCCAGTATTGCCGCAACAGTCGCTTCCTTCTCAGCAGAATAATAACTCAAAATAA
- a CDS encoding LOG family protein: MMKKPVKPVKAYKNLEFLNSAEARTIRILSEFYEPQTRFRKNHIVDTIVFFGSARLVSKKDALANLRHVKKLFKIKKATKQKLVHAEKLLEMSNYYEDAVELSRRLTEWSMNLPTEKKRFIICSGGGPGIMEAANKGAFLAKGDSIGLNISIPYEQFVNPYVKPQLAFEFHYFFMRKFWFVYLAKALIVFPGGFGTLDEFMEVLTLVQTKKIKKEMKVIVYDEKYWREIINFDALVKHGTISKKDLRLFDFCNSVDEAFEKITTHFKKYYLN; encoded by the coding sequence ATGATGAAAAAGCCTGTCAAACCTGTAAAAGCCTATAAAAATCTTGAATTCCTAAATTCCGCTGAAGCTAGAACTATCAGAATATTATCGGAGTTTTATGAGCCGCAAACACGATTTAGAAAAAACCATATAGTTGATACAATTGTTTTTTTTGGCTCGGCGAGGCTTGTTTCTAAAAAAGATGCCTTAGCCAATCTTCGACATGTAAAAAAACTATTTAAAATAAAAAAGGCAACAAAACAAAAACTTGTTCATGCAGAAAAATTACTTGAAATGTCGAACTATTATGAAGACGCCGTTGAGCTGTCACGCAGACTTACTGAGTGGTCGATGAATTTGCCAACCGAAAAAAAGAGATTTATTATTTGTAGTGGCGGTGGCCCTGGAATTATGGAAGCTGCAAATAAAGGTGCATTTCTTGCTAAAGGTGATTCAATTGGATTGAATATAAGTATTCCTTATGAACAGTTTGTTAATCCCTATGTTAAACCTCAGTTAGCTTTTGAATTTCATTATTTTTTTATGAGAAAGTTTTGGTTTGTTTATTTAGCAAAGGCGCTTATTGTTTTTCCGGGCGGATTTGGAACTTTAGATGAATTTATGGAGGTTTTAACGCTTGTACAAACGAAAAAAATTAAAAAGGAAATGAAAGTGATAGTTTATGATGAAAAATACTGGCGTGAAATAATTAATTTTGATGCATTAGTTAAACATGGTACTATCAGCAAAAAAGATTTACGACTATTTGACTTTTGTAATTCAGTAGATGAAGCGTTTGAAAAGATAACCACACATTTTAAAAAATACTATCTTAATTAA
- the rpsU gene encoding 30S ribosomal protein S21 yields the protein MIGITIQEGENIDKALKRFKKKYERSGILKEYKKRTFYVKPSIEKRMDLIKAKRRASRELALQQKEK from the coding sequence TTGATTGGCATTACTATCCAAGAAGGCGAAAACATTGACAAAGCTCTAAAACGCTTTAAGAAAAAATATGAACGTTCTGGTATATTAAAAGAATACAAGAAAAGAACGTTTTATGTAAAACCTTCAATAGAAAAAAGAATGGATTTAATTAAAGCAAAAAGAAGAGCATCTCGTGAATTAGCCTTACAACAAAAAGAAAAGTAA
- a CDS encoding universal stress protein, whose protein sequence is MFNIKNIIVPTDFSKLSYSAFEFARDLAEKNDAVIHLIHILEKTPPFLAVRSLDVSEDEIMKSMEKNAKKQLHKTVSILREDSSVQIKEILRKGVDYEEIVNYSNEINADLIVIATHGRTGILHTLLGSVAEKVIRYAKCPVLVITPKSED, encoded by the coding sequence ATGTTTAATATAAAAAATATTATCGTGCCAACAGATTTCAGCAAATTATCATACTCTGCATTTGAATTTGCACGTGATTTAGCAGAGAAAAATGATGCTGTAATTCACTTAATACATATATTAGAAAAAACTCCACCTTTCCTTGCAGTGCGCTCTTTGGATGTTTCCGAAGATGAAATAATGAAGTCAATGGAAAAAAATGCAAAAAAACAATTGCACAAGACCGTTTCAATTCTCCGAGAAGACTCTTCTGTTCAAATTAAAGAGATTTTAAGAAAAGGTGTTGATTATGAGGAAATAGTGAATTACTCCAACGAAATAAATGCTGATTTAATTGTTATTGCTACACATGGCAGGACCGGCATACTACATACTCTATTAGGCAGCGTTGCAGAAAAAGTTATTCGATATGCAAAATGTCCCGTGCTCGTAATAACACCAAAATCAGAAGATTAA